A region of Thermococcus argininiproducens DNA encodes the following proteins:
- the thiI gene encoding tRNA uracil 4-sulfurtransferase ThiI produces the protein MIIVRYGEIAIKRGKRKEFERKLAKNIEKALERKGITGKIKLIRGRILVDAPNEVAGIIAKVPGVVSVSPAEVMDYNEISNYLREALKGKSPRSFKVETQRLDKTFLRTSIEVNKEVGAFVVNEFGWKVDLENPELVIGIEIIGGKVYVFFEKIKGVGGLPVGTQGKVVVLLSGGIDSPVAAFLMLKRGAEIIAVHFDQGMNARKVVEKVVRILSDYSPKPIELIIENHFEILKPYVLTLNKLGRREWTCVVCKVAMLRRAAEIARERGALAIVTGDSLGQVASQTLTNLYFETMSVDFPIHRPLIGLDKEEIVEIAREIGTYGAFLEYPYCDCPFRPERVVTQGKLEEFERIRKELKKEKII, from the coding sequence GTGATAATAGTTAGATACGGAGAAATAGCAATAAAACGTGGAAAAAGAAAAGAATTTGAGAGAAAACTCGCAAAGAACATTGAAAAGGCCTTAGAGAGGAAGGGGATAACTGGGAAAATTAAGCTTATACGAGGGAGAATTCTTGTTGATGCTCCAAATGAGGTTGCAGGAATTATAGCAAAAGTTCCAGGCGTTGTTTCGGTTTCTCCAGCAGAGGTTATGGACTATAACGAGATCTCAAACTATCTTAGAGAGGCTTTAAAAGGGAAATCACCAAGAAGTTTCAAAGTTGAGACGCAGAGGCTTGATAAAACTTTTCTAAGGACCTCTATAGAGGTGAATAAAGAAGTCGGAGCATTTGTTGTAAATGAATTTGGTTGGAAAGTGGATTTGGAGAATCCTGAACTTGTTATTGGAATCGAGATTATTGGTGGGAAAGTATATGTATTCTTTGAAAAGATTAAGGGGGTTGGAGGTCTTCCCGTTGGAACTCAGGGAAAGGTAGTTGTTCTTTTAAGTGGGGGAATAGATTCTCCGGTTGCGGCTTTTCTCATGCTTAAACGGGGTGCTGAAATAATTGCCGTCCATTTTGATCAAGGAATGAATGCGAGAAAGGTTGTTGAGAAAGTGGTGAGGATTTTAAGTGATTACTCTCCAAAGCCTATAGAATTAATAATCGAAAACCATTTTGAGATCCTCAAACCTTATGTACTTACTTTAAATAAGCTTGGCCGAAGAGAGTGGACTTGCGTGGTCTGTAAAGTTGCCATGCTAAGAAGAGCGGCAGAAATAGCAAGAGAGAGGGGAGCACTTGCAATCGTTACAGGGGATTCCCTTGGTCAAGTTGCCTCACAAACGTTAACAAATCTTTACTTTGAAACGATGAGTGTGGATTTTCCGATACACAGGCCACTTATTGGTTTGGACAAAGAGGAGATTGTGGAAATAGCTAGAGAGATAGGAACTTATGGAGCGTTTCTTGAATATCCCTATTGTGACTGTCCATTCAGGCCAGAAAGAGTTGTCACTCAAGGTAAGCTGGAAGAATTTGAGAGAATCAGAAAAGAGTTGAAAAAGGAAAAAATAATTTGA
- a CDS encoding SufD family Fe-S cluster assembly protein, which yields MVAKEFPNERISLENLEYQKYGDSPTIRSYTKWELFEENSPLKLPTEAKAGSVMVNPHVLLSGSEAFFNLPEGVELAEGKLGLSHPEESRILGFHFYALKKSYRLKITRDLIKPLIIVSHLSERAFVSHHLSIEADNIKVPIIIYDLAEKGTKSFVVELKTRDSELEILTVGKHKSISHYLLRASLGINAKVRAFTVISGGKMSHHREDYSLEGRGSELILRGMPIAINSAVDYLTNVLQHGEGTESETRVHGFSYKEGWLVHRGTAKVFESAKNSSSRVISTITVMDEGSLGVSVPMLEVDTGEIDEASHSSAIHQFDEDALFYLRSRGLNGEEALDLFVHGIGEALSGHLERLKGKARSNVVELIEGVL from the coding sequence ATGGTCGCTAAGGAATTTCCTAATGAACGCATAAGTCTCGAAAACCTTGAGTACCAGAAATACGGGGATAGTCCAACAATAAGAAGCTATACTAAGTGGGAACTCTTTGAGGAGAACTCTCCCTTAAAGCTTCCAACTGAAGCAAAAGCTGGAAGCGTCATGGTAAATCCTCATGTGTTGCTTTCTGGAAGTGAGGCCTTCTTCAACTTACCGGAAGGTGTTGAACTTGCTGAAGGAAAATTAGGGCTTTCACATCCAGAGGAGTCGCGAATACTAGGTTTTCACTTCTATGCTTTAAAAAAGTCATATCGCTTGAAGATAACTAGAGATCTAATAAAACCGCTCATAATAGTTTCCCATCTTTCGGAAAGAGCTTTTGTAAGTCATCACCTTAGCATAGAAGCGGATAATATCAAAGTACCCATAATTATTTATGATCTGGCTGAAAAGGGTACTAAGTCTTTTGTAGTTGAGTTAAAGACCAGAGACAGCGAACTTGAGATACTCACTGTAGGGAAGCATAAAAGTATTTCTCACTATCTGCTAAGGGCGAGTCTCGGTATTAATGCTAAAGTCAGAGCTTTTACTGTTATTAGTGGCGGAAAAATGAGTCATCATAGAGAAGACTATTCACTAGAAGGAAGGGGTAGCGAACTTATCCTACGCGGAATGCCGATAGCGATAAACTCTGCCGTGGATTATCTTACTAATGTTCTTCAGCATGGGGAAGGAACTGAGAGTGAAACTAGAGTTCATGGGTTTTCTTATAAAGAAGGTTGGCTTGTACATAGGGGAACTGCGAAAGTCTTTGAGAGTGCTAAAAACTCTTCCAGTAGGGTTATTTCCACCATAACTGTCATGGATGAAGGTTCTCTTGGGGTAAGTGTCCCAATGCTTGAGGTAGATACCGGAGAGATTGATGAAGCTTCGCATTCTTCAGCTATCCATCAGTTTGATGAGGATGCGCTGTTTTATCTACGATCTAGAGGCTTGAATGGAGAGGAGGCATTAGATCTATTTGTACATGGTATAGGGGAGGCGTTGAGTGGCCATCTTGAGAGGCTCAAAGGTAAGGCGAGAAGCAACGTAGTGGAGCTCATTGAAGGGGTGCTTTGA
- a CDS encoding DUF302 domain-containing protein, translating to MFRYRRNVGISLKEVEEKLKAELEKKGYKVVLEFTPSEVVKAKLGVEMEPYRIFYVCNPKKFYEMTKVEYEIGSFAPCPVLLYEKEGNVYVAINTAEDIVEVIKDPLEDVRAVIDSL from the coding sequence ATGTTTAGATACAGAAGGAATGTTGGAATATCCCTAAAAGAGGTTGAAGAAAAGTTAAAGGCAGAGCTGGAAAAGAAGGGATACAAGGTTGTACTCGAGTTTACCCCCAGTGAAGTTGTAAAAGCTAAGTTGGGTGTTGAAATGGAACCTTATAGAATCTTCTACGTCTGCAATCCAAAGAAGTTTTATGAGATGACTAAGGTCGAGTATGAAATTGGTTCATTTGCCCCATGTCCGGTTTTGCTTTATGAAAAAGAAGGAAATGTATATGTTGCTATAAACACTGCTGAAGATATCGTTGAGGTCATCAAAGACCCTCTTGAAGATGTCAGGGCTGTCATAGACTCTCTCTAA
- the sufC gene encoding Fe-S cluster assembly ATPase SufC codes for MLKAENLKVKVEDKEILKGINLTVDDGELHVVMGPNGSGKSTLALTIAGHPKYQVINGKIIFDGEDITNLPPEERVRRGIFLSFQHPVEVEGVKVIQFLQRVLKNLKNLDEIQAYEIIFAAVQELGLDDSMLTRFLNVGFSGGERKKLEMLQAYLVRPKLLILDEPDSGVDVDSLKVIARIINKLHEEGTAILLITHYGRILEHLKPHRVHVIKDGKIVASGGIELVKTIEEKGFAAVEAL; via the coding sequence ATGTTAAAAGCTGAAAATCTAAAGGTAAAAGTGGAGGACAAGGAAATTCTCAAAGGTATTAATCTCACCGTTGATGATGGAGAGCTTCATGTTGTGATGGGTCCTAATGGGAGCGGGAAATCAACACTAGCCTTAACAATAGCTGGTCATCCTAAGTATCAGGTGATAAATGGGAAAATTATTTTTGATGGAGAGGATATAACTAACTTGCCTCCTGAAGAAAGAGTTAGAAGAGGAATTTTCTTGAGTTTTCAGCATCCTGTTGAAGTAGAGGGAGTGAAAGTTATTCAATTCTTGCAGAGGGTATTGAAGAACCTCAAAAACCTTGATGAAATCCAAGCTTATGAAATTATTTTTGCTGCAGTTCAGGAACTTGGTTTGGACGATTCGATGCTCACGCGCTTCTTAAATGTTGGATTTTCTGGTGGAGAAAGGAAAAAGTTGGAGATGCTACAAGCTTATCTTGTGAGACCAAAACTTCTTATTCTTGATGAGCCAGATAGTGGAGTTGATGTTGATTCTCTTAAGGTTATTGCGAGGATTATAAATAAGCTTCACGAAGAAGGAACTGCAATTTTACTTATAACACATTATGGTAGGATTTTGGAGCATTTAAAGCCCCACAGAGTACACGTGATCAAAGATGGAAAAATAGTTGCATCTGGAGGTATTGAACTGGTTAAGACCATCGAGGAGAAGGGTTTTGCGGCGGTGGAAGCATTATGA
- a CDS encoding ferritin, giving the protein MLTEKMLKALNEQLNREMYSAYLYFAMAAYFDDLNFEGFSNWMKAQAEEEVGHALRFYNYIYDRNGRVELKEIPQPPKEWESPIEAFKAAYEHEQFISKCINELATLAEEEKDYSTRSFLEWFINEQVEEEANVKKILDKLRFAENSPQILFMLDRELASRGPKLPTLLMQGEG; this is encoded by the coding sequence ATGTTGACTGAAAAGATGTTAAAGGCCTTGAATGAGCAATTGAATAGAGAAATGTACTCAGCATACCTCTATTTTGCCATGGCAGCGTATTTTGATGATCTAAACTTCGAGGGCTTTTCTAATTGGATGAAAGCTCAGGCAGAGGAGGAAGTTGGACATGCATTAAGGTTTTATAATTACATCTATGATAGAAATGGGAGGGTAGAACTTAAAGAAATTCCCCAACCTCCGAAAGAGTGGGAATCTCCAATTGAAGCTTTTAAAGCGGCTTATGAGCATGAGCAGTTTATAAGCAAGTGTATAAATGAATTGGCTACACTAGCAGAGGAAGAAAAGGACTATTCAACTAGATCTTTTCTTGAGTGGTTTATTAATGAACAAGTTGAAGAAGAAGCCAATGTAAAGAAAATTCTTGATAAGCTGAGATTTGCAGAAAATAGCCCCCAGATACTGTTTATGCTTGATAGAGAACTTGCATCTAGAGGGCCAAAGTTACCGACTCTTTTAATGCAAGGAGAGGGATGA
- a CDS encoding cytochrome c biogenesis protein CcdA, with amino-acid sequence MRRVVLLLIVLVALGQLVAGEDVTYGSLKFKAISNEKELNSLISAHEGEYFFIFYHSKSCPACNYMKKSVFPTQKAIKSLNGINLISIDVYKGRTLTTLQYKVYDRVLVLQPDNSGYYTPKEKGETIGVGVPGTPTMVIFKVENGEKILKGLAIGALNPDSLEFFVKNSIEDPLRNETPTEEKEHPPSKLSLAVLLPIFSAGILSVFSPCVLPLIAGTFSLLFAKRKIEIVIAGMVVSFAVLGALAGTLGSYVSQIRNALYFIGGLGFIVVGTSLISTTFNQKVMRTLSLSPSKLSSSSGYISDVLLGSALGTTWIGCIAPYLGFAIITATLSGSVVKGVIVMGVYGVGMGLTIYLIMGSKDLAEWINEKFLSNKLSLDIQQKARWEKAIGIVIIILGILMLTELTPLRLWSAIFESLSKI; translated from the coding sequence GTGAGAAGGGTTGTTCTGCTTCTCATTGTACTTGTGGCTCTTGGGCAGTTGGTAGCTGGTGAAGATGTCACTTATGGAAGCTTAAAATTTAAAGCAATTTCAAATGAAAAAGAACTTAATTCTTTAATTTCTGCACATGAGGGGGAATACTTCTTTATCTTTTACCATTCAAAAAGTTGTCCAGCATGTAATTACATGAAAAAGAGTGTATTTCCAACCCAAAAGGCTATAAAAAGCCTAAATGGCATAAACCTAATTTCCATTGATGTGTATAAAGGAAGAACCCTCACAACACTCCAATACAAAGTCTATGATAGAGTTCTTGTACTTCAACCTGACAACAGTGGTTATTATACTCCGAAAGAAAAGGGAGAGACAATAGGTGTAGGAGTTCCCGGTACACCGACAATGGTGATCTTCAAAGTTGAAAATGGAGAGAAAATCCTAAAGGGCCTCGCTATAGGGGCTCTTAACCCAGACAGTCTTGAGTTTTTTGTAAAAAATAGTATAGAAGACCCTCTAAGGAACGAAACACCAACAGAAGAGAAAGAACATCCTCCGAGCAAGTTATCCTTAGCTGTTCTCTTACCAATATTCTCGGCAGGTATTCTTAGCGTATTTTCTCCATGCGTGCTTCCCTTGATAGCAGGCACTTTTTCACTTTTATTTGCAAAAAGAAAAATTGAAATTGTGATAGCAGGAATGGTTGTTTCTTTTGCCGTCCTCGGTGCCTTGGCAGGTACTCTGGGCTCTTATGTATCTCAAATTAGAAATGCCTTGTACTTCATAGGGGGTTTAGGCTTCATAGTAGTAGGAACGTCATTGATAAGCACTACTTTCAATCAAAAGGTTATGAGAACACTATCCCTTTCTCCATCCAAACTTTCATCAAGTAGTGGCTATATTTCCGACGTTCTCTTAGGTTCTGCTCTCGGGACTACGTGGATAGGATGTATTGCTCCCTACCTTGGGTTTGCAATTATAACTGCCACCCTAAGCGGGAGTGTCGTAAAAGGCGTGATAGTTATGGGAGTTTATGGAGTAGGAATGGGCCTTACAATATACTTGATTATGGGTTCCAAAGATTTGGCAGAATGGATAAATGAAAAATTCCTCTCAAATAAACTGAGCTTGGATATCCAGCAAAAGGCAAGATGGGAAAAGGCGATAGGAATCGTCATAATTATCCTCGGCATTCTCATGTTAACAGAACTAACTCCTCTTAGACTATGGAGTGCAATTTTTGAAAGCTTGTCAAAAATTTAG
- the sufB gene encoding Fe-S cluster assembly protein SufB: protein MTERSRLEEILKAGSLEEILGTAVPYPKEIELKGKISRSIIEELSKIKNEPEWMFRHRLRALELFEKLPMPKWVVGIEELDLENLVLYTKPELEKEVRDWEDLPENIRETFERLNIPEIEKKFLSGLTAVFDSESVYSQLKDEFEKKGIVMLPMEEAVRKYPDVVKRYFGKVFPAREHKFSALHHALWSGGAFVYIPKGVRVPFPIEAFFVIGSALEGQFEHTLVVADEGSYVHFIEGCSAPMYKGFSFHDGMVEIYAHKNATVKFTTIQNWSRNVINFNNKRAIIEENAYVEWIEGSIGSMITYTYPSSVLKGDYSRTAQYVVSLSNGPFMKDTGAKTFHVGKNTSSKIVSKSISANGGINTYRGLVRIVKGAKNSTATVSCDSLILDEESKAYTYPHNQNDEPTASIIHEATTGKLSEDKLFYLNARGIKEEEAKSLIVLGFISEILEGLPFEYVEVLKKVIELEFGEVGGVG from the coding sequence ATGACTGAACGATCAAGGCTTGAAGAAATTCTAAAAGCTGGTTCGTTAGAGGAAATTCTTGGAACTGCAGTACCTTACCCTAAAGAAATTGAGCTCAAAGGGAAAATAAGTAGAAGTATTATTGAAGAGCTTTCAAAAATAAAAAATGAGCCAGAATGGATGTTCAGACATAGACTTAGAGCATTAGAACTCTTTGAAAAATTGCCCATGCCAAAGTGGGTTGTAGGCATTGAAGAGCTTGATCTTGAGAACCTTGTCCTGTACACGAAACCCGAACTTGAGAAGGAAGTTAGAGATTGGGAAGATTTGCCGGAAAACATAAGGGAAACCTTCGAGAGGTTAAATATTCCTGAGATAGAGAAAAAGTTTCTCTCTGGTTTAACGGCAGTTTTTGACAGTGAGAGTGTTTATTCTCAGCTTAAAGACGAATTTGAAAAGAAAGGAATAGTCATGCTTCCTATGGAGGAGGCTGTTAGAAAATATCCAGATGTAGTGAAACGTTATTTTGGTAAGGTATTTCCTGCAAGAGAGCACAAATTCTCTGCGTTGCATCACGCTCTCTGGAGTGGAGGGGCCTTTGTTTATATTCCCAAGGGAGTTCGTGTTCCATTTCCTATTGAGGCATTCTTCGTCATAGGCTCGGCTTTAGAGGGACAGTTTGAACATACTCTCGTCGTTGCAGATGAGGGAAGTTATGTTCACTTTATCGAAGGATGTTCTGCACCGATGTATAAGGGCTTCTCATTTCACGATGGGATGGTTGAGATTTATGCTCATAAAAACGCCACAGTCAAATTCACCACCATACAAAACTGGAGCCGTAATGTCATAAACTTCAATAATAAGAGAGCGATAATTGAGGAGAATGCTTACGTAGAGTGGATTGAAGGGAGTATTGGCAGCATGATAACATATACGTATCCTTCCAGCGTTCTCAAGGGTGATTATTCGAGAACTGCTCAGTATGTTGTCTCACTTAGCAATGGACCATTCATGAAAGATACTGGTGCAAAAACCTTTCATGTAGGTAAGAATACCAGTTCAAAGATAGTCTCCAAGAGTATAAGTGCTAATGGGGGTATAAACACCTATAGAGGCCTTGTAAGGATAGTTAAGGGAGCAAAAAACTCAACAGCAACTGTCTCATGTGACTCACTAATATTGGATGAGGAGAGCAAGGCTTATACATATCCGCACAACCAGAATGATGAGCCAACAGCCAGCATAATTCACGAGGCAACTACCGGAAAACTTAGTGAGGACAAACTTTTCTACTTAAATGCAAGGGGCATAAAAGAGGAAGAAGCGAAGAGCCTCATAGTTCTTGGTTTCATCAGTGAAATACTTGAAGGATTACCCTTTGAATACGTGGAGGTTCTAAAGAAAGTCATAGAGCTTGAATTCGGTGAAGTAGGAGGTGTTGGGTGA
- a CDS encoding ThiF family adenylyltransferase, giving the protein MDFSRHFPIIGIEGQRKLSESTVGVVGAGALGSWEVYFLHKLGVGKIVVVDRDFVDDSDLPRTIYTKEDIGKPKVEVLKERFGVEGYFEDLNPATIGILEKVDLIIDGTDNIYTRQIINDYAVKNNKPWIYVGVLSTYGNIMPIIPGKTACFRCFMPKLPERPMPTCAVAGIMSYVPSLAASIAVGLAAKILLGEEIKSELIFFDTKTLEFERVEVPRREDCPACVKREFTFLEKHMKIERLCDGSIQVTPPEKMNVNLEDLAGRLEKLGIEYFKTSQFLQFEDDEYEILIFKSGRMVIRGAEEEREAKNLFARYLGG; this is encoded by the coding sequence ATGGATTTCTCAAGACACTTTCCGATCATTGGTATAGAGGGTCAAAGGAAACTGAGCGAGAGCACGGTTGGAGTAGTTGGTGCTGGAGCATTAGGGAGCTGGGAAGTCTATTTCCTCCATAAACTTGGGGTTGGAAAAATCGTTGTAGTAGATCGAGACTTTGTAGATGATAGTGATCTCCCTAGAACGATTTATACTAAAGAAGACATCGGCAAACCAAAAGTTGAGGTTTTAAAAGAGAGATTTGGTGTTGAAGGGTATTTTGAAGATCTAAATCCAGCAACAATAGGAATTCTTGAGAAGGTGGATTTAATAATTGATGGGACTGATAATATTTATACTCGCCAGATAATAAACGACTATGCTGTAAAGAATAACAAACCATGGATTTACGTAGGAGTTCTGAGTACATATGGTAATATAATGCCGATAATTCCTGGAAAAACAGCTTGTTTTAGGTGTTTTATGCCAAAACTTCCTGAGAGACCAATGCCAACATGTGCCGTCGCTGGGATAATGAGCTATGTTCCTTCATTAGCCGCTTCTATAGCAGTTGGTCTTGCTGCAAAAATCCTTTTGGGAGAAGAAATTAAAAGCGAATTAATATTCTTTGACACGAAAACACTTGAATTCGAGAGGGTTGAAGTTCCTAGAAGAGAAGACTGTCCGGCCTGTGTAAAGAGGGAATTTACATTCTTAGAAAAACATATGAAAATTGAAAGACTTTGTGATGGTTCAATCCAAGTTACACCTCCAGAGAAAATGAATGTAAATTTGGAAGATCTTGCGGGAAGGCTTGAAAAACTTGGGATAGAGTATTTTAAAACTTCTCAGTTTCTCCAGTTTGAGGATGATGAATATGAGATACTAATCTTTAAAAGTGGGAGGATGGTCATAAGGGGAGCTGAGGAAGAGAGAGAAGCAAAGAATTTATTTGCGCGCTATTTAGGTGGTTAA